One region of bacterium genomic DNA includes:
- a CDS encoding FecR family protein — protein sequence MMMYKKQFIFMVIFLSFLSSLALANKDLGVTITKVSGECEVLKAGEVKWIKAKVDMRLYINDRIRTKFISQATIEFGDGTTIEMNENTTIDIKELFEETQTGKTKSEMKLWLGKILGTVEKLKTRDSEFNIQTPVAIIGIRGTKLEVEVGKQGETTCKVHTGVVRMRGLQEPEDKWTTIREKEKAYCITPNEVTPPEIFIPLEEKLPEFKPLPAPKLYAQFPGENKPFINEIPDVTVFISPPPIPVNINQMPACFLEIGDNRPIELPKGITKYRFKPFLKPGPNELAIKAYYEKGEVGAVVVHFPFFDPISPIIQDWRIDPKIPDPLIKKIKDACYENRKFEGTEPVPVSIFVRATDLGSGVRNVILNLNEKEMKKIKEDYYEGFCFLKVTIIVESPKPGEYKVREVKLLVDLNLMVIDKAENESTEIMDPRKIEREIHRRLQTRLNQEVNIVTF from the coding sequence ATGATGATGTATAAAAAACAATTTATTTTTATGGTAATATTTTTGAGTTTCCTTTCAAGTTTGGCATTAGCAAATAAAGATTTAGGAGTGACTATTACTAAAGTGAGCGGTGAGTGCGAGGTGTTGAAGGCAGGGGAGGTGAAATGGATTAAGGCAAAAGTGGATATGCGACTTTATATCAACGATAGAATCCGCACAAAGTTTATCTCTCAAGCCACCATTGAATTTGGCGATGGCACGACAATTGAGATGAATGAAAATACAACGATTGATATTAAGGAATTATTTGAAGAAACCCAGACGGGTAAAACTAAATCGGAAATGAAACTCTGGCTGGGTAAAATCTTAGGCACAGTGGAAAAGCTAAAAACCAGGGACTCAGAGTTTAATATTCAGACACCAGTAGCGATAATTGGTATTCGTGGCACTAAACTTGAGGTAGAAGTAGGCAAACAAGGCGAAACTACCTGTAAAGTCCATACAGGTGTGGTTAGAATGCGTGGTCTGCAAGAGCCAGAAGATAAATGGACAACGATTAGAGAGAAAGAAAAGGCATACTGTATTACCCCGAATGAGGTTACACCGCCGGAGATATTTATACCTCTGGAAGAAAAATTACCTGAGTTTAAACCATTACCTGCACCAAAACTCTATGCCCAATTCCCAGGCGAAAATAAACCCTTTATCAATGAAATCCCAGATGTAACTGTTTTTATCTCTCCTCCACCTATCCCTGTAAATATAAATCAGATGCCCGCTTGCTTTTTAGAGATTGGAGATAACAGACCCATCGAATTACCCAAAGGGATAACCAAATATCGCTTCAAACCCTTTTTGAAACCAGGACCAAATGAATTAGCCATTAAAGCCTATTATGAAAAAGGAGAGGTTGGGGCGGTGGTTGTCCATTTCCCTTTCTTTGACCCTATTTCACCGATTATCCAGGACTGGAGAATAGACCCTAAAATCCCAGACCCATTAATAAAGAAGATAAAAGATGCCTGTTACGAGAATAGGAAATTTGAAGGAACGGAACCAGTGCCAGTATCTATATTTGTTAGAGCCACGGATTTAGGAAGTGGAGTCAGGAATGTTATTCTCAATCTCAATGAGAAAGAGATGAAAAAAATAAAAGAGGATTATTATGAAGGATTTTGCTTTTTAAAGGTAACAATAATAGTTGAGTCACCAAAACCAGGAGAATATAAAGTAAGAGAAGTTAAGTTATTAGTAGATTTAAACTTAATGGTAATAGATAAGGCTGAAAATGAGTCCACAGAGATTATGGACCCAAGAAAGATAGAAAGGGAAATTCACCGTAGATTACAAACAAGGTTAAATCAGGAAGTAAATATTGTAACATTTTAG
- a CDS encoding radical SAM protein, with protein MKIYDKLGNMKVLLINPTLKNMITTCLPKYVEEERGFYPPLGLALIAGYLENHTPFKVEIIDALAENLNSQELQIQIQQASPDVVGITTTTFTLIDVLNIANLVKNVNKNIYVVLGGPHCGIYPEETLSQESVDAVIIGEGEISFCELVKHLADDKSQIKGIGFKSNGKIFINPSQEYVQDLDILPFPARHLLPLNRYYSIHGQREQMTTMFSSRGCPYNCLFCYHAFGRKVRFRSPENVVDEIQEILNLGIKEVFFFDDLFTVKKDMVMGICDEIMKRKLEVVWEIRARINTVDREMLQKLKQAGCIRVSYGVEAGTNRILKVLRKGITTEQVIDVFKLTKSTGLITYADFMIGSPSETKDEILQTIHFAQKINPDFVQFTITTPYPHTDLYQAGLDKKIFKEDYWLKFAQYPAKDFIPQVWNENLSYDELIELLNYAYKSFYVRPQFILKRMLGLKSLKDFLRYAKAAVRVMKSK; from the coding sequence GTGAAAATCTATGATAAATTAGGTAATATGAAGGTTTTGTTAATCAATCCCACATTAAAAAATATGATTACTACTTGTTTGCCCAAATATGTCGAAGAGGAGAGAGGATTTTATCCACCACTTGGTCTGGCATTGATTGCTGGCTATCTGGAAAACCACACACCATTTAAGGTAGAAATTATTGATGCCTTAGCCGAAAACCTGAACTCACAGGAACTACAAATTCAAATTCAACAAGCCTCCCCAGATGTCGTGGGTATTACTACAACTACCTTTACCTTGATTGATGTCCTTAATATTGCTAATCTTGTCAAAAATGTGAATAAAAACATTTATGTCGTTTTAGGAGGTCCTCATTGCGGGATTTATCCAGAAGAAACTTTATCTCAAGAAAGTGTTGATGCAGTGATAATTGGTGAAGGAGAGATTAGTTTTTGTGAGTTGGTCAAACATTTAGCTGATGACAAATCCCAAATTAAAGGGATAGGATTTAAAAGTAATGGAAAAATATTTATCAATCCTTCTCAAGAATATGTTCAGGATTTAGATATCCTGCCGTTTCCCGCAAGACATCTACTTCCTCTAAATAGATACTATTCTATTCATGGCCAAAGAGAACAGATGACGACTATGTTTTCTTCAAGAGGGTGTCCGTATAATTGTTTATTTTGTTATCATGCCTTTGGCAGAAAAGTCAGGTTTCGTAGTCCAGAGAATGTCGTTGATGAAATTCAAGAAATCCTTAATCTGGGGATAAAAGAGGTATTTTTCTTCGATGACCTGTTTACGGTTAAAAAAGATATGGTTATGGGGATATGTGATGAGATAATGAAAAGGAAGTTAGAGGTAGTCTGGGAAATTCGAGCCCGAATAAATACGGTAGATAGAGAGATGCTCCAAAAATTAAAACAGGCAGGTTGTATAAGAGTATCTTATGGGGTTGAGGCAGGAACTAATAGAATCCTTAAGGTGTTACGCAAGGGAATAACTACAGAGCAAGTAATAGATGTGTTTAAACTGACTAAATCCACGGGGCTTATTACCTATGCGGATTTTATGATTGGCTCACCGAGTGAAACTAAAGATGAAATTTTACAGACAATCCACTTTGCCCAAAAAATTAACCCTGATTTCGTCCAATTTACGATTACTACCCCATATCCCCATACCGACCTCTATCAAGCAGGATTAGATAAGAAAATATTTAAAGAAGATTATTGGTTAAAATTTGCACAATATCCTGCTAAAGATTTCATTCCGCAGGTCTGGAACGAGAATTTAAGTTATGATGAACTAATAGAGTTATTAAACTATGCCTATAAAAGTTTTTATGTGAGACCTCAATTTATCCTCAAACGGATGTTAGGCTTGAAGTCGTTAAAAGATTTCCTCCGCTATGCCAAAGCCGCAGTCAGGGTGATGAAGAGTAAATAA